The following coding sequences lie in one Populus nigra chromosome 15, ddPopNigr1.1, whole genome shotgun sequence genomic window:
- the LOC133674366 gene encoding transcription factor HY5-like isoform X1 has translation MQEQTTSSIPANSLPSSSERSSSSAPQLEVKEGMESDEEIRRVPEMSGEPAGTSASGRETGSNAGPDRVQPAGEGQSQRKRGRSPADKENKRLKRLLRNRVSAQQARERKKAYLTELETRVKDLEKKNSELEERLSTLQNENQMLRQILKNTTASRKGGSSGTNADGS, from the exons atgcaagaacAAACAACTAGTTCAATTCCTGCTAATTCTCTGCCGTCTAGCAGTGAGCGATCTTCAAGTTCTGCTCCTCAACTTGAAGTCAAAGAAG gtATGGAGAGTGATGAGGAAATTAGAAGAGTTCCAGAGATGAGCGGCGAGCCGGCCGGGACATCAGCCTCCGGTAGAGAGACCGGTTCAAACGCCGGTCCAGACCGGGTGCAGCCAGCAGGAGAGGGCCAAAGTCAGAGAAAGAGAGGAAGGAGCCCAGctgacaaagaaaacaaaaggctgaAGAG GTTGCTGAGGAATAGAGTGTCAGCACAGCAAGCAAGGGAGAGGAAGAAGGCTTACTTGACTGAGTTGGAAACAAGAGTTAAAGATTTGGAAAAGAAGAATTCTGAGCTTGAAGAGAGGCTTTCTACTTTgcagaatgagaatcaaatgcTTAGACAA ATATTGAAGAACACAACAGCGAGCAGGAAAGGAGGCAGCAGCGGTACTAATGCAGATGGGTCTTAG
- the LOC133674366 gene encoding transcription factor HY5-like isoform X2, translating to MESDEEIRRVPEMSGEPAGTSASGRETGSNAGPDRVQPAGEGQSQRKRGRSPADKENKRLKRLLRNRVSAQQARERKKAYLTELETRVKDLEKKNSELEERLSTLQNENQMLRQILKNTTASRKGGSSGTNADGS from the exons ATGGAGAGTGATGAGGAAATTAGAAGAGTTCCAGAGATGAGCGGCGAGCCGGCCGGGACATCAGCCTCCGGTAGAGAGACCGGTTCAAACGCCGGTCCAGACCGGGTGCAGCCAGCAGGAGAGGGCCAAAGTCAGAGAAAGAGAGGAAGGAGCCCAGctgacaaagaaaacaaaaggctgaAGAG GTTGCTGAGGAATAGAGTGTCAGCACAGCAAGCAAGGGAGAGGAAGAAGGCTTACTTGACTGAGTTGGAAACAAGAGTTAAAGATTTGGAAAAGAAGAATTCTGAGCTTGAAGAGAGGCTTTCTACTTTgcagaatgagaatcaaatgcTTAGACAA ATATTGAAGAACACAACAGCGAGCAGGAAAGGAGGCAGCAGCGGTACTAATGCAGATGGGTCTTAG